CGCTGTACGGCAAGGTCGAGGGCTTCACCAACCCCAACGTGCTGTTGGCCGGGGTGATCGGACAGGGCAAGTCGGCGTTGGCCAAGAGCTTCGCGCTGCGGTCGATCGCCTTCGGATACCGGGTCTACGTGCCGTGTGACCCGAAGGGGGAATGGACGCCAGTGTCACAGACACTGGGCGGCACCTCCATCGCACTCGGGCCGGGCCTGCCCGGAAAGCTGAACCCTCTGGACGCGGCGCCGCGGCCCAACAGCGTCTCCGAGGCCGACTGGGCGGGCGAGATCCGCAAGCGCCGTCTGCTGCTGCTCGGCTCACTGGCCCGCACCGTGCTTGGGCGGGACCTGCTGCCGATGGAGCACACCGGCCTCGACGTCGCCCTGGATGCTGTCGTCACCCGCGCCGCCGCGACCGGTCGCACCCCGCTGCTCGGCGACATCGCCGCCACCCTCAACAACCCCGACGAACTCGACGTGGCCGGCGGCATCATGTCCGGTCGCCTCGGCGACGCCTCCCGCGACCTCGCCCACGCCATGCGCCGGCTGGTCCACGGTGATCTCGCCGGGATGTTCGACGCCCCGAGCACCGTCACGTTCGATCCCAACTCGCCGATGCTCACCATCGACCTGTCCCGCCTGGGCGGATCCGGCGACGACACCGCCTTGGTCTTGGCGATGACCTGTGCGTCCGCGTGGATGGAATCCGCGCTCTCCGACCCGAACGGCGGGCGGCGCTGGATCGTCTACGACGAAGCCTGGCGCCTGATGCGCCACCCCGGCCTCCTCCAGCGCATGCAATCCCAGTGGAAGCTGAGCCGCGGCCTGGGCATCGCCAACCTGATGGTGATCCACCGGCTGTCCGACCTGCTCACCGCCGGCGACGCCGGATCACGTGGCCGGGCACTGGCCGAAGGACTGCTCGCCGACTGCTCCACCCGCATCATCTACCGGCAGGAGACCGACCAACTCCCTGCGGCAGCAGCCCTGTTGGGACTGACCTCGGTGGAGACCGACGCGATCTCCCATCTCAACCGGGGCCGAGGCTTGTGGAAAGTGGCGGGGCGCAGCTTCATCGTGCAGCACCTCCTGCACCCCCACGAGCTGGCGCTCTTCGACACCGACGCCCGCTTGCGCTAAAACCCCACAAGCCGCTGCCGCACGTGCAGTACCGGCCCTCCCCAACACCCGCCCCGTCCAACAGCCCTCGCCCGACGGCATCTCCGACACGCGAGACCTGGAGCCCCCTGCACAACCCCGACTTCGAGCTGTACGACAACGTCGGCCGCACCGCCGACCAGATCCACGCGTACCACACCCGCTCCGTCACGAAGGCAGACATGCACCGCTGGGCCGATCGCGATGCCGAAGCCTTCCGCACCCAGCACCCCCTGCCGCCCAAGCCCTTCCCCGCCCCCGACCTGAGCCCCCTACGGCACGGCCCTGGACGCGGCCGCGACACCGGCCGGGTTCAGCACCGCGCTCAACGCCCTGCTGGACGCCGTCGTGCCGTTCCTCAACGAGGTCATCGATCACCTGGCCGCCACCGCCAAGTGGAAGGGCCAAAACCGCGGAGCCGAAC
This genomic interval from Streptomyces dengpaensis contains the following:
- a CDS encoding ATP-binding protein, yielding MSHQPARRARRASASPLFTPHHADRASRKAARQQLAEAAAKARVEAAAPTGSAGVEEREMPPPLFPPTGRPGPASSRNNRFKLPAHRMTTATASGAYPFLAEGGLGAEGIYIGRDVHAEASFCFDPFALYGKVEGFTNPNVLLAGVIGQGKSALAKSFALRSIAFGYRVYVPCDPKGEWTPVSQTLGGTSIALGPGLPGKLNPLDAAPRPNSVSEADWAGEIRKRRLLLLGSLARTVLGRDLLPMEHTGLDVALDAVVTRAAATGRTPLLGDIAATLNNPDELDVAGGIMSGRLGDASRDLAHAMRRLVHGDLAGMFDAPSTVTFDPNSPMLTIDLSRLGGSGDDTALVLAMTCASAWMESALSDPNGGRRWIVYDEAWRLMRHPGLLQRMQSQWKLSRGLGIANLMVIHRLSDLLTAGDAGSRGRALAEGLLADCSTRIIYRQETDQLPAAAALLGLTSVETDAISHLNRGRGLWKVAGRSFIVQHLLHPHELALFDTDARLR